The Rhizobium oryzihabitans genomic sequence CGGCGATCGATCCGGCAATCGCGGTATTGTTGACGGCAGCAAAGCCGGTGATACCAAGTGCTCCGCCCGAGCGGATTGCCGCTGGAACCCCACCGATCGCCTCGACGCTTTCCACGGTTCGTCCGGGGCCGATATCCTTTGACGCATCCCGCGTTCCAAACGGGCTGGGGCCAGGCATGGAAACCTGATATGAGAATTCATGGCCTCCGGTATCGCCGCTGTCCCGCCTTTCTTCCCACTGGAAGATGACATCAGGATAATATTGGCAACCCGAGTTTTGATTGCAGTTGACCGACGTCGTGCGCTGCAGCTGCAAGCCGAGATTTGTCAGCGTGCCTGTGCCAACAAACGTCATGCCGGAGCCGGCTTCAATGTTGCTGTAGGCATTGGTAAGATCGACGGTATCGACAAAAAGCGTATTACCCGCCTTGATCGTCGCCGCGGGGCTTCCAGCCGATGTGAGGCGGTCCTCGGTCACATCACGATAGACATGGCGAATGGGGGCACCAATGACGAACTGCTTATCAGCAAAAGAGACGGAAGATGAACAATCTCCACACAGGCGTGCATAATAAGTGTCATAAGCCGACACGAGTGCGTTTGAGATTTGCTGGCTCGTATAGGTCGGAGCCACGCTTTTCTCGTTACGCAGATTTGCCGTCAGGATCGAGATATTGCGACCAGAGGAAATCAGACCTGAACTGTTGACCGTAGCAGCATTGCGCGCGCCAGAAGCACTTCCAGCAATTGTGAGGTCACGACCTGCGACAATCGCCCCCTGATCATTGGCCAGCACCCCGCCCACGAAAAGTGCGGCGTCGTTACCGGCATAGATGAGCCCCGTGGCGGTGTTGGTCAGGTTGCCGGCGATATTGAGGGTAAGGTCATTGCCAGCAGCCAACTGACCGGAGTTGCCAAGTTGTGAAAGCGACAGCGTCAGATCATGGGCCGCCAGAATATTGGTAGCGCCATTCGCAGCAAGGCTACCCGCTTTAATCGCGATGTCACCTGACCCCTGAACGGAACGAGCTGTGCTGCTCACGGTGACAGCATTGAGCCGCGCACCGGTCAGATCTGTCGTTCCAGATGAGGTGAGATCAATGCCACCTGACGTCAGCGTGCTGTTGGTGAGATTGATATTATTGGCATTGATGTAGAGCGTGCCGGATGTGGCAAGTCCGCTCCGGTTATTGGAAAGGTCGGCATTTTGCTGCCTGATCCTGATGTCGCCGCCGGCGGCCGTGCGCTTGTCGAAGCTGATGATACCATTTGTCGAAGACAGCAAAACGTCTCCGTTTGCCTCCAGGCTGTCATAGCGGATGTCGCTGCCAGCCGAAGCCAGCAAACTCCCTTCAGCAAGTACCAGCCCGGAAATCCCCAGATTAAGGCCGGAGAGCAGAGCCAAATCGCCTTTCGAAAGGAGTGAGCCCGCCGTGATCGCTCCTGAGGCCGCCGTAAGCGACATCGCCGCGCCAGACTGGGCCGTGCTGCGGATAGCAATGGATCCAGCCCCCGACCACAGCGAAACAGGACCGGCAGCCGACGCGTCGGCCAAGGCAATACGACCGTCTGCCAGAACGTTGAGTACGCCACTAGCCCCGAGAGTACCGCTGACATCGATGAAGCCTGCTCCGCCATTGATCAGGATATCCTCTTCTGCACCGATAGAAGCGACCCTGGCGTCCTTGCCCGCCTTGACCGACACCGATTTTTTCGAGGTCAGACGACCGGCCGAAACACTCCCCTTCGAAGAGATGCTGACGCCGTTATTGCCAGAGGCATTGCCGATCGAAATTTTACCGTCTGCCGACAGCGAAAGCTCCCCGGCATTGGCCGCCATGTCGCCGCGCATGCGAACGCCGGCACCTTTTTCCGTGACAACCATCTTGATGCGGCCGGCCTGCATGGCCCCGAGTGCTGAACCATCGATTGCGTATTCAGGTGTTCCGGAGGTGGCATCGAGCGCTGTTGCCTCCCCGGTGGCATAATCGAACTTGCTCTTGCCGGCGGTCAGACGCAGATCCTCACCGTAGATCGTTCCGTCGATCTGGATGGTACGGGACACGACATCGAACAGACTGACTGCACCATCACCAAGCGCAAAATTCCCACCCCCAGAGCCGAAAGTGACATCCCCTGCGTTGACCGTGAATCCATTGAGACGTCCATCGCTGCCGATGTCAGGTACACCCGTCGTCAGCGTGGCTCGTGGCGTGTTGATGAAACCGCAGCCGTCGCAGGTGATCCCGTTCGGATTGGCAATGATGACATCGGCCCTGCCACCGAACACTTCGGTTGGACCGAGAAGCGAACTGCGGTTTTGCGACGTGACCTCATTGAGGATGATGGACGCAGGGCCTTTACCTTGCAGATTTGGATTGCCGGGTGTCACGCCACCCAGTTTCGAGGTGCCCACCTCACCATTGAAGTTGTTGAGAATGACCCCCAGTGTGCCGACGTTGAAATTGTTGTATTTGTTGTGCGACAGACCTTGGCTGTTGGGTCCGACGATATCAATGAGCGGCACGCCGTTCGGAGCAGCCCCTATCCCGGGGCGATTTGCAAAAGATCCTCCAACTTCCGGCGATATGTCCTGTGCGTGAAGAAGCACTGGCTGAAGCACGAGCGTAAAACTGACAACAGTGGCAATGATTTTTTGAGCCAGCGTCCCGGCATTGGCGAACAACGCGAGATCGGTTGTTTTGCGTGGAAGACGCTTAAACTGTGATGTCATTGTTGTTCGCCTCTCGTGGCAGACGGAATTTGGGGCTTAGCGGTCTTTTCTGCTCGTGTCGGCCGGAGAAGACTTGCTGTCGAGTTTCTTGTAGACATCGGCCAGCTTCGATTGTGGAGCTGGGCATTTTTTGCTTTTGGCAATTTCGCCAAGAACCTGATTGCGGTTACGCAATGCGTCGATTTCCAGTTTCTCTGGCGATTTGGGATCCATGAAGAAAAGCGCGGGGAAGAACAGAAGAACGCCTGTCGCGCCGAGGATGACATTCTTACCCTGCGCATCGGCTCGTTCTTTCACCGTCGCCAGCACCTGCCGCTCGTTAGCTTCGAATTCGCGCTTGATGCCCACGCAATCGAAAGCGCTGTCGGTCGGGTTGGTCGAAGAAACCGGATGCGCTGCCCGGCCGCCGCAACCGGAAACGACAATGGCAGTCGCCACCAGCGCGAATACGACAGACAATTTGGGGGTGTGAAAAGAAGATCTGATCATAATATTCTCTTTTGAAGCCTACCAGCGCGCCGTCACGCTGGCGAAAATGAGGTTGCCGCGTCCGTGATTGACGCTGCTGGAAAATGCCTGGGAGTAGCCGAAATCGGCACTGATGTTGCCGCCCACGAGTTTCGCGCCAACGGTCCAACTCGCTAGATGGCCGTCCGGAATATCGAAGCGATACTGCGAGAACACACGGCCGTAGTCGAGACCAAGATAGGGTCGCAATTCGCCTAGAACGGGTGCCAGACTTGTGCCCTCCCATGGCATTGTCCGCCACATCAGTTCGTTGCGGCTGAAAAATCCGTTATTGCCGAATATGACGCTTTCCCTCAGGCCGCGTACGTTGCTGGAGCCCCAAGTCCGATCTGCTCCGCGCCAAACATGTTATCGGGAGAATATTGGGCATTGAGGAGCGTCGTTAACTCGAATCGCTGGCCAGCCGCCTCGAACGGCCGGGTTGCGCTGACGGTCGTGTTGAATTTCAAAAAACGAGGATCGGCCATGCCGGCTCCGGGCTCGCCGGCCTCCACGGCGTCGAAGAGATCAAGGCCCTTATCAACGGAAAAATCGAGAGCGATGACGCCACCCAGCATTCTCTGTGAACGCGACAAACCCAGGGCGCCTATTGTGTACCGGCGGCTTCCAACCTCAATTCGATTGCCGAGAAGGAAGTTGTCGGTCTGCTTGTAGGTGAGGCGGCCTCTGAGCGTCGTGATCGAGTCCTTGTCCCGCAGAATGACCCGGTCGATGCCGAACCCAACCTGACCAGAGTTACCAGAGGTTTCGATCGGCCCGAAACTGCCGGGAATGGTGCTGTCATATTCGTACCAGGAACCATTCGCCGAAAAAGTCCAATAGCCATAGGGGACACTCGTGTTGACCGAATAGCTGTTGCTGCGCCCGCGACCGTCATCACTCCAAGGGTAGTCCGGGCCGCTATGCCCGTAGGATAGCCCTATCTGATCAATGAAGCCCAACAGGTCATCGAACCCAAAGGAAAAGTTGCTTTGGGAGTAACCGGTACTTTTCTGCCCAAGATTGTTGTTGGAAATACTTGCGTACCAGCGCTTGGATGGTTTGTTCTCGACGTTGAGAATGGATGTTCCATCCTCCTTGCCCGGCAACATCGAGGTCTTCGCATCGTTCGATGAGAGGCGATTGATCTGGTCCAGCCCCTGCTCAACATCGCGAATATTGGCAACCTCACCCTTCACGCCTGGAAAAGCCGTAGCGAATGAACCGTTTCGCTCTGCTGGTTGACCGTTAAAGTAGATATCGGAGATCGTTCCTTCGACGACCACCAATCGCAGCAGTTCTGTTCCGGCAATATCCTGTGGCGGAACATAGGCGCGAGAAGTCACGAATCCCTTGTCGAGATAGAGGTCGGTGATGGCCTTGAGCAGAGTGGTGATATCCGCAACACCGATGCAGCGATTGTCGTAACGCTGCGTAATTTTTCTGAATTCAGCGGCGGACAGCCGTGTCGCACCTTCGATCTCCACGCGCGAGATATTGAAGCATGGGCCATTGGACTTCGCCTCGCCTCCTGGTGCCCTGTCCGCACGGCTAGTGACGCCACTAGGCGTGACCTGCTTCAGGTTTTCCAGCCGCTGCAACTGCTGCTGCTGTTCCTGTCGCCGGGAAAAATCATCGGCGGGCGACTGGGCGTGTGAAAGGCCGGCGGAAAGAAAGAAGGACGATGTAACGAACAGAAACGAGGACCAGAACGCGGGAGCCGCGAAGGTTTTTGAAACAGATATTTGCCTGTTAAACCGCGACTGGGAACATGTTCCCTCGCCAGTTCCCCCTGGTTTCTCTGCATCATGACCCCGATGAGACGTCATAGTGGAGGGGTTTTCGGTGTTGAAAACAAACAACGCAGAACTGTGCTGGCAAAGATCAGGGCGAGGAATGCCCGCCTCTGACCGTGAGGAAAAATAAAAATGCGCCACGCGCCTGGCGATCGAATGATCAGCCCTGAAACGAGATGCCCAAGAGTTCACTAATGTCGCCCCAGCCTAACACTACTTTGGCAGATTCGTGCAAGCCTGGTTTGAGATGATTTGCGCTCTCACTTTTGGGGCGCGATATGGCGGATTGGAATACGGAGCTTTCAGCATTTTTGCAGCCGTTTCTGGAGAAGCTTGGACACAAGAAACGGCGACAGATGTGTCCACTTTATGTGTCGGGGCTTATCGGCCCCGGAGACCGCAAAAGTATTGAGCCGATGGCGGAACGGTTCGCTCCAGGCCAGTATGACCGCCTCCACCATTTCATTTCCGACGGCCTTTGGGATGCTGTTCCTCTTGAGGCCGAGCTCGCGCTGCAGGCGGACAGGATCGTTGGCGCATCCGATGCGTTTCTGGTGATTGATGACACCGGCCTGCCGAAGAAGGGTGATCATTCGGTCGGAGTCGCGCCGCAATACGCCTCGATGCTGGGCAAGAGAGCAAATTGCCAGACGCTGGTGTCGGTGACGCTTGCGCGAGAAGAGGTGCCGGTCCCGGTTGGCCTGCGTCTGTTCCTGCCGGATAGCTGGATCGGTGATCAGGAGCGCATGGCGAAGGCTGGGGTCCCAGACGACATGCGGACCTCTCGCACGAAGCCGGAGATTGCTCTTGCCGAGATCGATCGGTTGATCGTGACCGGTGTCCGGTTTGGCACAGTGCTGGCTGACGCAGGTTACGGCCTGTCGGCTGCGTTCCGAAAGGGCTTGAGTGAACGTGGCCTCACCTGGGCGGTCGGTATCCCCAAGCATCAGAAGGTTTATCCCGATGATGTCGGATTGATCTTTCCCGTCTCCGGTCATGGCCGTCCTCGCAAGCATTCGATCCCCGACACCCTTTCGGTTGCCGCCGAAACGATGTTGGCATCTGCAAGCTGGAAGAAGGTCAGTTGGCGCCGCGGCACAAAAGGTCGCCTGACCGCACGGTTTGCAGCATTGCGCATCCGGATCGCCGATGGCACGCCGCAGCGCATCTATGACAAGGGACAGCAGCACATGCCGGGCGAAGCGGCCTGGCTAGTTGGCGAATGGCGATCAAACGACGAGCGCAAATACTACCTGTCCAACCTGCCCGTCGATGCGACATTGAAAGTGCTGGCGGCCGCGATCAAGGCGAGATGGGTCTGCGAACAGGCACATCAGCAGATGAAAGAGGAGCTCGGTCTCGATCACTTCGAGGGCCGATCGTGGCAAGGCCTACATCGGCACGCTCTGATGACGATGATCGCTTATGCTTTTCTCCAGCACCAGAGATTGCAAACTGCAAAGTGGGAAAAAAAAGAAGCAAAGAGTTCGCCGAGGGCCGCCTGAACCGACCTTGCCAGCCGTCCGTCGAGCCGTGATCAATGCGCTTGCTATACCGACAGCACAGATCCGATGTCCGCACTGTCAACAGCACTTTCAAAGCAAAAATTCAATTCTGCCAAAGTAGTGCTAAGATAAATCATCTCAACTTAAGCGACGTATATTGTTATGTCATTACGGTAAAGATGCTTTCAGAATTGGATTGGTCGCCGCCCCCGTTCATCTGATCTCCTGATCAAGGATTTTCGGGGTGCTCAAGCGATCGCGTTAACGCGCGTAAGGAATTCCTGCGGGATTTCGACCTTCGTAGCCTTACCTCTTCCGATTGTGTTCCGAACATGGTGCATGACCAAAAGTTTTCTCGC encodes the following:
- a CDS encoding filamentous hemagglutinin N-terminal domain-containing protein; its protein translation is MTSQFKRLPRKTTDLALFANAGTLAQKIIATVVSFTLVLQPVLLHAQDISPEVGGSFANRPGIGAAPNGVPLIDIVGPNSQGLSHNKYNNFNVGTLGVILNNFNGEVGTSKLGGVTPGNPNLQGKGPASIILNEVTSQNRSSLLGPTEVFGGRADVIIANPNGITCDGCGFINTPRATLTTGVPDIGSDGRLNGFTVNAGDVTFGSGGGNFALGDGAVSLFDVVSRTIQIDGTIYGEDLRLTAGKSKFDYATGEATALDATSGTPEYAIDGSALGAMQAGRIKMVVTEKGAGVRMRGDMAANAGELSLSADGKISIGNASGNNGVSISSKGSVSAGRLTSKKSVSVKAGKDARVASIGAEEDILINGGAGFIDVSGTLGASGVLNVLADGRIALADASAAGPVSLWSGAGSIAIRSTAQSGAAMSLTAASGAITAGSLLSKGDLALLSGLNLGISGLVLAEGSLLASAGSDIRYDSLEANGDVLLSSTNGIISFDKRTAAGGDIRIRQQNADLSNNRSGLATSGTLYINANNINLTNSTLTSGGIDLTSSGTTDLTGARLNAVTVSSTARSVQGSGDIAIKAGSLAANGATNILAAHDLTLSLSQLGNSGQLAAGNDLTLNIAGNLTNTATGLIYAGNDAALFVGGVLANDQGAIVAGRDLTIAGSASGARNAATVNSSGLISSGRNISILTANLRNEKSVAPTYTSQQISNALVSAYDTYYARLCGDCSSSVSFADKQFVIGAPIRHVYRDVTEDRLTSAGSPAATIKAGNTLFVDTVDLTNAYSNIEAGSGMTFVGTGTLTNLGLQLQRTTSVNCNQNSGCQYYPDVIFQWEERRDSGDTGGHEFSYQVSMPGPSPFGTRDASKDIGPGRTVESVEAIGGVPAAIRSGGALGITGFAAVNNTAIAGSIADHVAVAAPALSNNPTELLSGMTASGALFTLGGVATPQSGGFGGTIPGQTFLYETRAAFLDVSKFYGSSYFLRRIGYQPDRQIQFLGDAYFENQYIEQQIRLATGSGLTGQDSITRIKQLLDNGAAYLGAPQRPLGQPLTAEEIASLTESLIVYEWQTVNGTTVLAPVLHLAANDRKKLNAAGALIAGNSVAIDTGVFANSGTVLSDSDLAIAASSLSSIGGTLSAGRDLSLNGTNTILLANTKVNAGNNLALTSDGDINISVTERSTTSTLRDKRSSTTVVRTTSQGSEITAGGSISANAGGNLNVIGSNIAADGTVGLKATGDVTVAEAIDTTTIDYTYRKKGGLFGGSKQTTSHTETETAVGSSVSGGKGVSIVSGGDTVVSASKVMAGDETSKADINVSAGGDLLIASGKNTAEFEQSSSSKGFLSKKSSTQYNYDEATVNGGVKTGHGAEQKSATMAAA
- a CDS encoding IS701 family transposase, coding for MADWNTELSAFLQPFLEKLGHKKRRQMCPLYVSGLIGPGDRKSIEPMAERFAPGQYDRLHHFISDGLWDAVPLEAELALQADRIVGASDAFLVIDDTGLPKKGDHSVGVAPQYASMLGKRANCQTLVSVTLAREEVPVPVGLRLFLPDSWIGDQERMAKAGVPDDMRTSRTKPEIALAEIDRLIVTGVRFGTVLADAGYGLSAAFRKGLSERGLTWAVGIPKHQKVYPDDVGLIFPVSGHGRPRKHSIPDTLSVAAETMLASASWKKVSWRRGTKGRLTARFAALRIRIADGTPQRIYDKGQQHMPGEAAWLVGEWRSNDERKYYLSNLPVDATLKVLAAAIKARWVCEQAHQQMKEELGLDHFEGRSWQGLHRHALMTMIAYAFLQHQRLQTAKWEKKEAKSSPRAA